In Equus przewalskii isolate Varuska chromosome 6, EquPr2, whole genome shotgun sequence, one DNA window encodes the following:
- the LOC103554175 gene encoding olfactory receptor 51V1-like yields MSVLPDSKISNSTFLLTGFPGLEGKYPWLSIPFSCVYAMVLSGNCLVLHVIRTEPSLHEPMFYFLAMLALTDLCMGLSTVHTVLGVLWGLSQEIGLDACIAQTFFVHGLSCMESGVLLAMAFDRFTAICNPLRYTSILTNTRIINIGVAILGRSFLFITAPIVRLKFFHYCRPHILSHSFCLHQDLLRLSCSDIHFNSFYALALVICTLLADSVLILISYILILHSVLTIASQEERLKSLQTCVSHICAVLVFYIPIIGLTMVHRFGKHLSPVVHVLMGNIYILFPPLMNPIIYSVKTQQIRRRIQRWFTKQN; encoded by the coding sequence ATGTCTGTGCTACCCGATTCCAAAATCAGTAACTCCACCTTTCTCCTTACGGGTTTCCCTGGCTTGGAAGGGAAATATCCCTGGCTCTCCATCCCTTTTTCTTGTGTCTATGCTATGGTACTCTCAGGGAACTGCCTGGTGCTGCATGTGATCCGTACTGAGCCAAGCCTGCATGAGCCCATGTTCTATTTTCTGGCCATGCTGGCCCTCACTGACCTGTGCATGGGGCTGTCCACAGTGCACACAGTACTGGGGGTTCTGTGGGGGCTCAGTCAAGAGATTGGTCTGGATGCCTGTATTGCTCAAACCTTCTTTGTTCATGGTCTATCATGCATGGAGTCTGGAGTCCTTCTTGCCATGGCCTTTGATCGCTTTACTGCAATCTGCAATCCTCTGAGATATACATCCATTCTCACCAATACCAGAATCATCAACATTGGTGTGGCAATTTTAGGGAGGAGTTTCCTGTTCATTACTGCTCCCATCGTCCGCCTAAAGTTCTTCCATTACTGCCgtccccacatcctctcccactcTTTCTGCCTGCACCAGGACTTACTCCGGCTGTCCTGCTCTGACATCCACTTCAACAGCTTCTATGCCTTAGCCCTGGTGATCTGCACACTGTTGGCGGATTCAGTGCTTATTCTCATCTCCTACATCTTGATCTTGCACTCAGTTTTGACTATTGCATCCCAGGAGGAGAGGCTCAAGTCCTTGCAGACCTGTGTCTCTCACATCTGTGCAGTCTTAGTTTTCTATATCCCAATCATCGGTCTAACTATGGTGCATCGCTTTGGAAAGCATCTCTCTCCTGTGGTCCATGTTCTCATGGGCAACATCTATATCCTTTTCCCACCTTTGATGAACCCCATCATCTACAGTGTCAAGACCCAACAAATCCGTAGGAGGATCCAGAGATGGTTCACTAAACAAAACTGA